The DNA window tgctcagtggctagtggatctaagagaaGACCATaccaacctccctgaacaggctccagtaaccatcacagtggcagacatccaagacagtctcacacatgaagagctggacagcaccagatactgacatgattcacacctactgactaaagaagctaactgcactctaCGAGCACCTGGAAGCACAAAttaaccagctgctagaggctaagacaaacctggaatggctgactgaaggccggaCAGTCCTGATTCCCAAGGATCCGCAGAAGGGaccggtcccatccaactaccggtCAATAAgctgcctcagcacaacatggaaactcctgtcaggcatcacagcagctaagatgaacaggcacgTGGCTCAGTACATGAGCAGGACCCAGAAAGGAATCGTCAGAGATACCaagggagcaaaacaccagttACTGGTAGATAGTCACTTGATACTATAAGAcgagactgaccaacctgtgcaccgcctggagtGATTagaagaaagcctatgactcactGCCTcatacatggatcctggaatggttcgaactgtacaagatcaacaggaccccaAGACCCTTCATtaagaactcaatgggaatgtAGAGagcaacactagaggccaacttcaactTCAGCACACGGtaccatcaagtgcaggatttaccaaggagctgctctgtccccactgctgttctgcataggcctgaacacCCCCAAGCAGATcaacaggacaaaaactgcattgttcctcttgaatctgaggtttgactaatggacCAGATCTCCTTTCCAGTACCTTGGTCCAGCCCCCTTCTAGAAGACGGAGACCACtgccccagtctgccaatccactGGCAGTATCCCAGATCTCCACACCACGTTGCAGAAgagtcaaccaagacagccctacaatcAGTTTTCAAAAACTCAGGGTGACTCTCAAACACCACAGAGGCCCTATGACCAAGGAGTTGTgtctacctcagtgacctcacccccagcgattgtccccagactctgcttgaGCTAATCTGTGAAATACAAATGTACTAATTTACTGAAAAACATAAGAAACTTAGAGTCATTctaagacagaaaacaaatatcTTGATCAATTCCCAACCAATAAAAAGGAAACCATTCACGCACAGGATTTGTAAGAAAACTGTAAAGTTTTATTGAATCTCAGTATGATAAGGGTGGATTacagacctgctgaagttcaaacaacTAAAATGTTGTGAATTTCAtaattatctgttttttttctgtctccatctTGAATCAGCAGTGGAAGCTTTGGTCACATAAGTTTGAAAAACATTCGTAtacagtgcattaaaaaaaaaaaagtgatgggaacaaaaacttttctttctgTGACTTTAACTGTTTCTTTACAATGATGCAAACAGACACTGATCAACATTAAGGCAAACAAACTCCACCTTTGACTAGAGTGACAAACATCTGATCAGTGAACAAAGAAGCTACAATTAGTAATGATGATGATTAGCGTTCATTAGTCAACTAATGCAAACATCTACAagggtttctttttctttagtgAAATTACACTTTAATAACAACAGGGACCAAGAGCTGGACTCAAAACGCTGGCACGCAGCAGCAGCGGCACAGGAAGTCATCAACATtaaaatgacccccccccccccgaaacaCAAGCATCGCCAAAATAAACAACAGGacagaagagaaggaaaaggaggaCAAAAAGGACAGGTGACGACATCGacggcaaaaacaaaaaaaaaaaaagcaggaaatacaACAGAAAAGACGAACAGACTTCTCTGGAAAAAGAACTCTGTATTACCAAGTACTTCTGTCAGTTTTTGAGTCCTTTTGAGCGCACAAAAAGTGCAGCgcagcaaaataaaaaccagCACACTGATTCCAGAAAATCATTCAATCAGGTTGATTTTTCAGTTCTGAGTTcaccaaaggaaaaaagaaaaagcacaaaaggCCGTTCAAAATGTGACTTTAATAAGTGAGATTTTAGAAATTTGTCTCTTAGAAATTTGTAATTATGTCTccctcaaaataaaacaagaaaaagggaAAGTAATGATTGGAAATCTGGCTTCtactttttccttctttggtGAAAGCAGTAAGCTTGTTGAGCTAAAGTTGTCTTGCTgcactctatttttttttttttttgcaaaaaaataaagactcaaaaacagaaatgagttCGGTGTGTGAGTGGTGACCAGCAGAGACAAACCGGGACCAGCTAGGGCAGATGCAGCGGACTGCGTTTAACATCACCTCATAAGAGTGACCTTCACATGCATGTTTCTATTCTGACTTATTTACGATTTGAAAACCAATTTTAGATTGAATTTGGTTTATTTAACcttaaaaattaacaaaaaagtaCAGAATAATGTCCAATAATACCCACTTATACCACAACCAGACTAGGACCAGGCGCAGGGAGACAATGGAAACAGTCGTGTTTTATTTCTGAATACTTTCACTTAAGGGCCACTCAGGAACAAAGAGGCTGGACCGGCAGGACCAGTACAGGTGCTGCAAATCAGACAATAAAACGAAAGGGCCAGTAGTGGTGCTgctggagagagagggagaagttTAGCAGGAAGgggagaatttaaaaaaaaaaaaaaaaaaaaaaagagactgtcTGGTTAGTGACGATGACGACGacgatgatgataatgatgatgacgaCGACAGACTTCCTGTCAGTTTTATTCCAggttttctctcctcttctcgTCCAGTTTTCTTGGTGTCGTTTTTCTGTCCTTGGGGGTTTCACCCATGTGATGGGCTTGTCCAGCTGGAAATGAGTGGGACTGTGACTATGGGCCATCCAGCTGGATCTATGTGGTATTGTATAGTTAAGTGTTTCCTTTCAGGATGCCCAGACAgccctgcagcagctggaggtTCCCCTGCAGGTGAGAGAGGATGGGATCAGACACAGCTGCGTAACAGGAATGCTGGGGATGTTGTAAGGATTTAATTTGAACAACTCTTGCTACAATATCAAAACAACCGGTTTATTACTatataatctgctgatatcaatgcattatgtataacatcactataatcataaggcaaccatgttgtttacatgtgACCAATactgctcaatgatgagtcatagtctgcaccatttatggccatgagtcatccctgaccaacatgttagacaatgctcagccaatcagaagttggcatcacaggctaattaataaggctgcagccaagaactgatgttactataaacaaACTGGCTCTTTACCTACAAATTAGGTAAAGTTTCTCACTACCTGCTACTGTGGCCAGTAGCAACTGACCTAGGTCACTAGCAGTCAAACAAAGTCAGCTGCTAGATACGGGGAATACCCAATTTCTCTATTTCAGTCAATAAAGGTAAAATAGGTACAGCCAaatacacagcacaatatgatcgcATGATTaagctaagccaatcaggcatgagaaagaggcatatcattagcatatattatcatagcctTAGCAGCCTGAACTCCTCCATGATGtttactttccacttcacacttcagccaaagtgtacaaagggtgCTAAACATCCAGCAATATGAATATTTTGTTGCACATATttgagtaaagaacacatacgccaaatttcatggctcaacatccttttggagtctatagaccggAAAAGTAAAACCTCACAAACAGACGCCTGGATTGACATATGAATATTgtgctgcacatctttgaagagtaaggcctgatttagacttctacATCTGGTCTTTGCAGGGCCTGAGTACGTAACcagaaacccctctgaaccctacgccATAACCTACAAcgtaacctgatgtgcacctctcAGGAAATCCAACTACACATCGGGTCGATGCAGCCTGCAAGGACTCTGACTGGCCTGTTCAGCATATTTGATTCCTCCCATgaatttctggctactttttcgCTGAGAATGAGAGatagtgagagaataacaatcatcatCTCAATATAAGAAGTATTCACAGTAATAAGGACTCTCGAATGCCAGCAAATTCCTGGAtggagattgctgaaactatgggaatgcaCATGAGGAAATGtagaaagaagtgaaaaaactaGAGAGAAAAATATGTTCACACTTGAATAAACTGACCACACCAAAGAcagaggacccaggagggaaacaagtcccagcattttatttgtttctgtcggcTGTCACTGCATGTAAAGCACTGGGGCATGACCACATAATTAACACGCACAATGCATCTcttggagtctatagaccagaaaggtaaaacctcacggACACCTGGACAAGTGGATGAACAGATTTtggctgaaagaataaaaaaaaaaaaactgtattacCACTGGTTTTTTAAGACCAAGACAGAGGTTTAACCAATGTCGAATGGTCCTGGTATTCCCTGAATTCCTACTATGATTGTAACATGACCAAAGAGGACTTCCCTAAAAAGCTGAAGTGCTCTTTTAATGTGTCTCTGTATTCCCTCAGTACCTTGGCATGTTTGAGCTCGAGCTCGGCCAGCTCCACCAGGTTCTTCCTGAAGGCTGCCACTCGTCTTGTCTTGAAGTCTATGAGCTCTGTGTTTAGAGAAGAATGCACTATGAAATCAGACTGCACAGACATCCAAGTCTACTAAACATCCACTCACTGATTCTTTGAGACTCCTCAACTCATATGTCAATGTAAGGATATGTAAAAATGACAACGATGGGGAGGAAATGCaacaaagaagcaaagaaaatgcaacaaagcAATTGTGACAAAGCTGAGGTATAAATATGAAAAGGATGGGGAGAAAAAGCAGTGAGGATGGACAAGGACCTTGCTTGGCAGACTCTGAGATTTTCTCAAACTTGTGGCAGCAAAGCTGCTGGCTGGTCTCAGCCTGCAGTACGTCTCTGTTTTTGGCTCGAGCCTTATCTAGAGCCTTGTTAGCGTTCTCATAGTCAACCAGAGCCCGGCTCCTTCGGTACAAGAGGTCCTGCAAGGGAAGACGACATCACATAAATTGCAGTATGTGACAGCAAGTTTGTtagctgctgacttcaactgtcAGTATGTGCCAGACCTTTGCAGCCTGCGACTCCCTCAAATAATATTTCAGTAGGTCGGCCAGCTTCAGGTCTTCATCTGCTGCAACGCGCGCTTCAATTTTCTGTTTGaagaaaaacaccaaaacaaaaacaaacaaacaaaaaaacaaaaaaaacaaaacagtgcctGCATTACAGTTAGTGGGgatgaagaacaaaaaaatgttgaacagtAAGCACACGAACAAAGCAAACGCCAAAGTTCAGATTTAATGTCACACATACCCGAGTTTTCTCAAACAGCTCTGACACTTTGAGGAAGAACCTTaaaaggaaggaaaataaaacaaattaacaagACATGTTTACAACCTGGCTCGGatccagaaaaaatacacaagtatTGTTCCCATTCAAATGTTGCTCAGATTTTAACTGGATATATtcagaaaaatgttaaaaatgaaatgagaatGCTTGTGCCCATCACATCAAGACAACTCCAGTCAAAATTCAAAGAAAGGGAATACTGGATAAGATCTGTGAACGGAAATTCAAGATTGTTCATACTTGCAGAGGTCTGTGGAGTCCTGCGTTCCTAATGTGTAGAGAGATGAGGCAATTCTGTTGATGTCATCAGCAGCATCTAAACAaccaaaaagacagaaataaataGACATCAGTGTCACACAGTGTTtgcaaacagtaaaataaataaaatcatggaaaaaaataataaagaagaaaatttGATGAACTCAAAAACAGAACAGCATTCTTACTTTTGTGCGAGCGGATCATTCTGTCAGATTTGGCTGAAGCGTCCTTGACTCTGTTGTGATATTctaacagaaaagttttctcATGCTCGAAGAAATCATCCACATCCTGAAATGCgggcagaaaaacagcaacTATCAATGAAGAGAACAGATATGGGAATAAAATGATATTCTATGATTCCTGCTTCCTCACCTTGACTCCAGCCACCAAGACACCATCTGCTGACTTCAccacatttttaaagaaatcttccagtttttctttcttgttcttCCCTCGTACACTGAGCTATTGGgaacaaacatcacacacaaCAACACGGACAGTCAGCAGCTCTCTGTTGatctggtttttttttcccccatggaGCACCACAAGGTTCTATATTTGGGcctcttttcttgtcttttttatgGCTTCATTCGGGCTTTACTGTCAGAAAACCTCATGTCTTATTCTGTTTTCTGCTACTTTTACTCTGGCTGTGAGAAAATAGGAATGTCTCGGCCTCTTCTCTGTCAGTGACTGAGCTTGATTCTCTGCAGTGATTTTGTGGGGCCTGATGAATATGAGACTGGATCTTCAAGCTGCTAATTCATCCTAACAATGAAATTAATCCAGTGTGATACTTACATCCTGGTTATACTCCAGGAAGACATGGAAATTGAGGTCTTTCCTGAGGACAGGATGAGCAGCCACGCGACATAAAAAGACCTCGTGCATGGCTACAGTCTTCTTAAAGATGGCCAGATACTCTCTGTGTGACAATACAAAGCAGACGGTGTGGTGATTAATCCACCATGTAATAAAAAGCTGTGTGGGGGAACTTATTTGTCTGTGCTGACTCACGCCTCCAGCTCCTGCTTCATCT is part of the Archocentrus centrarchus isolate MPI-CPG fArcCen1 chromosome 22, fArcCen1, whole genome shotgun sequence genome and encodes:
- the snx6 gene encoding sorting nexin-6, producing the protein MMQEGLDDGPDFLSEEDRGPRAVNVDLQTDAMLQVDISDALSERDKVKFTVHTKSTLPNFKQNEFSVVRQHEEFIWLHDSFVENEEYAGYIIPPAPPRPDFDASREKLQKLGEGEGSMTKEEFTKMKQELEAEYLAIFKKTVAMHEVFLCRVAAHPVLRKDLNFHVFLEYNQDLSVRGKNKKEKLEDFFKNVVKSADGVLVAGVKDVDDFFEHEKTFLLEYHNRVKDASAKSDRMIRSHKNAADDINRIASSLYTLGTQDSTDLCKFFLKVSELFEKTRKIEARVAADEDLKLADLLKYYLRESQAAKDLLYRRSRALVDYENANKALDKARAKNRDVLQAETSQQLCCHKFEKISESAKQELIDFKTRRVAAFRKNLVELAELELKHAKGNLQLLQGCLGILKGNT